In Streptomyces sp. SN-593, a single genomic region encodes these proteins:
- a CDS encoding ABC transporter ATP-binding protein, producing the protein MSDVLELVDVSVVRDGRALVEGVSWSVAEGERWVILGPNGAGKTTLLNVASSYLFPSTGTVQILGEKLGNVDVFDLRPRIGMAGAAMAEKMPRRQTVLETVLTAAYGMTATWNEGYEQVDEDRARAFLDRLGMTEFLDRKFGTLSEGERKRTLIARAMMTDPELLLLDEPAAGLDLGGREDLVRRLGRLARDPIAPSMIMVTHHVEEIAPGFTHVLMIRQGRVVAAGPLETELSSRNLSHCFGLPLVVERRGDRWTAAGLPLK; encoded by the coding sequence ATGAGCGATGTGCTGGAGCTGGTGGACGTATCCGTGGTCCGCGACGGACGGGCTCTGGTCGAAGGAGTCTCCTGGTCGGTGGCGGAGGGGGAGCGCTGGGTTATCCTCGGCCCCAACGGCGCCGGCAAGACCACCCTGCTGAACGTCGCGTCCAGCTACCTCTTCCCGAGCACGGGCACCGTGCAGATCCTCGGCGAGAAGCTCGGCAACGTCGACGTCTTCGACCTGCGGCCGCGCATCGGGATGGCCGGCGCCGCCATGGCGGAGAAGATGCCCCGCCGGCAGACCGTCCTGGAGACCGTGCTCACCGCCGCCTACGGCATGACCGCCACCTGGAACGAGGGGTACGAGCAGGTCGACGAGGACCGGGCCCGCGCGTTCCTGGACCGGCTCGGCATGACCGAGTTCCTGGACCGGAAGTTCGGCACCCTCTCCGAAGGCGAGCGCAAGCGCACCCTCATCGCCCGCGCGATGATGACCGACCCCGAACTGCTGCTGCTCGACGAGCCCGCGGCCGGCCTCGACCTCGGCGGCCGCGAGGACCTGGTCCGCCGCCTCGGCCGGCTCGCCCGCGACCCGATCGCCCCCTCCATGATCATGGTGACGCACCACGTCGAGGAGATCGCCCCGGGCTTCACCCACGTGCTGATGATCCGTCAGGGCAGGGTGGTCGCCGCCGGCCCGCTGGAGACCGAACTCAGCTCGCGCAACCTGTCGCACTGCTTCGGGCTCCCGCTCGTGGTCGAGCGCCGGGGAGACCGCTGGACCGCCGCCGGGCTCCCCCTGAAGTAG
- a CDS encoding chaplin family protein has protein sequence MKNLKKAATITLVAGGLVAAGAGAASADSGAHGAAVKSPGVISGNLVQVPVHVPVNVVGNTVNVIGLLNPAFGNTGANL, from the coding sequence GTGAAGAACCTGAAGAAGGCCGCGACCATCACCCTCGTGGCGGGCGGCCTCGTCGCCGCCGGCGCCGGTGCGGCCTCGGCCGACTCGGGCGCCCACGGTGCCGCCGTGAAGTCGCCGGGCGTCATCTCCGGCAACCTCGTGCAGGTCCCGGTGCACGTCCCGGTCAACGTGGTCGGCAACACGGTCAACGTGATCGGCCTGCTCAACCCGGCCTTCGGCAACACCGGCGCCAACCTCTGA
- a CDS encoding response regulator, translated as MADKVIRVLLVDDHQVVRRGLRTFLEVQGDIEVVGEAGDGDEGVARALELRPDVILMDVKMPGTDGIEALRLLREADSPARVLIVTSFTEKRTVVPALRAGAAGYVYKDVDPVALADAIRSVHAGHVLLQPEVAGALLAPDQPAGGTGRGGTLTEREREVLGLIAGGRSNREIARALVLSEKTVKTHVSNILMKLDLADRTQAALWAVRNGVGD; from the coding sequence GTGGCTGACAAGGTGATCCGGGTGCTGCTCGTGGACGACCACCAGGTGGTGCGCCGCGGCCTGCGGACGTTCCTGGAGGTTCAGGGCGACATCGAGGTGGTCGGCGAGGCCGGCGACGGCGACGAGGGCGTGGCCCGCGCGCTGGAGCTGCGGCCGGACGTGATCCTGATGGACGTCAAGATGCCCGGCACCGACGGCATCGAGGCGCTGCGGCTGCTGCGCGAGGCGGACAGCCCCGCGAGGGTCCTCATCGTGACCAGCTTCACCGAGAAGCGCACCGTGGTCCCCGCACTGCGGGCCGGCGCCGCGGGATACGTGTACAAGGACGTCGACCCGGTCGCGCTCGCCGACGCGATCCGCTCGGTGCACGCCGGGCACGTCCTGCTCCAGCCCGAGGTGGCCGGGGCGCTGCTCGCGCCGGACCAGCCCGCCGGGGGCACCGGCCGCGGCGGCACGCTGACCGAGCGCGAGCGCGAGGTGCTCGGCCTGATCGCCGGCGGCCGTTCCAACCGCGAGATCGCCCGCGCGCTGGTGCTCTCGGAGAAGACCGTGAAGACCCACGTGTCGAACATCCTGATGAAGCTCGACCTCGCCGACCGCACCCAGGCCGCGCTGTGGGCGGTCCGCAACGGCGTGGGCGACTGA
- a CDS encoding GAF domain-containing sensor histidine kinase yields the protein MSERTPRGGIEAVSAAIVAMNRRLEVREVLQTIVASARELLDAQYAALGVPDDHGGFAQFVVDGVGDEQWKAIGPLPRQHGVLAAMLREATPQRLADVRDFESFAGWPRAHPVMKDFIGMPVADGDDILGAIFLANKNTAAPAGRRAGTDPVGTDPARAGTGATCPAGFTQDDEDLLRILADHAAIALTNARLHERSRELTLAGERARIAHELHDAVSQKLFSLRLTAQASAALVDTDPGRAKEELRQVAALAAEAADELRAVVVELRPAALDEDGLVATLRTQTDVLDRVHSANVTFRAVRMRALPAPQEEALLRVAQEATHNALRHAHPRTVAVSLEGHGGGGATLRVRDDGRGFDPTAVRRAGRHLGLVSMRDRADGVGGALSVRSEPGRGTVIEMEVPGG from the coding sequence ATGTCCGAACGGACGCCGCGAGGCGGTATCGAAGCGGTCAGCGCCGCGATCGTGGCGATGAACCGCCGGCTGGAGGTGCGCGAGGTCCTGCAGACCATCGTGGCCTCCGCCCGGGAGCTGCTGGACGCGCAGTACGCCGCGCTCGGCGTACCCGACGACCACGGCGGCTTCGCCCAGTTCGTCGTGGACGGCGTCGGCGACGAGCAGTGGAAGGCGATCGGACCGCTGCCCCGCCAGCACGGCGTGCTCGCCGCGATGCTCCGCGAGGCGACCCCGCAGCGGCTCGCCGACGTGCGCGACTTCGAGAGCTTCGCCGGCTGGCCGCGCGCCCACCCGGTGATGAAGGACTTCATCGGCATGCCGGTGGCCGACGGCGACGACATCCTCGGGGCGATCTTCCTCGCGAACAAGAACACGGCGGCCCCCGCCGGGCGCCGCGCCGGCACCGACCCCGTCGGCACCGACCCCGCCCGCGCCGGCACCGGGGCGACCTGCCCGGCGGGCTTCACCCAGGACGACGAGGACCTGCTGCGCATCCTCGCCGACCACGCCGCGATCGCCCTCACCAACGCCCGCCTGCACGAACGCAGCCGGGAGCTGACGCTCGCCGGTGAGCGGGCCCGTATCGCCCACGAACTGCACGACGCGGTCTCCCAGAAGCTGTTCTCGCTGCGCCTGACCGCCCAGGCGTCCGCCGCCCTGGTCGACACCGACCCCGGCCGCGCCAAGGAGGAGCTCCGGCAGGTCGCCGCGCTCGCCGCCGAGGCCGCCGACGAACTGCGGGCGGTCGTGGTCGAGCTGCGCCCGGCCGCCCTCGACGAGGACGGGCTCGTGGCCACCCTGCGCACGCAGACCGACGTGCTGGACCGGGTGCACTCCGCGAACGTGACCTTCCGCGCCGTCCGGATGCGCGCCCTGCCCGCGCCCCAGGAGGAGGCCCTGCTGCGCGTCGCCCAGGAGGCCACCCACAACGCGCTGCGCCACGCCCACCCGCGGACCGTCGCCGTCAGCCTCGAAGGGCACGGCGGTGGAGGCGCCACCCTGCGCGTCCGCGACGACGGCCGCGGCTTCGACCCCACCGCGGTCCGCCGGGCCGGCCGGCACCTCGGCCTGGTCTCCATGCGGGACCGCGCCGACGGCGTCGGCGGTGCGCTCAGCGTGCGATCGGAGCCCGGCCGGGGCACCGTCATCGAGATGGAGGTGCCAGGTGGCTGA
- a CDS encoding S-adenosylmethionine:tRNA ribosyltransferase-isomerase → MSAAAPAAPVTCETCDAEADRVDAGGLAGLRLPPELSAAEPAPRRDAVRLLVGRRSGGEVTHHGFRELPGLLRAGDVLVVNTSRTLPAALDGRLADGDEDGDPEGTGGVDRTGGRTGRTGRTGRTGRTGRNGRARGTDAPRTAPDGGPPVVVHFSTRRDDGRWVVEVRSPDGRGSTVRGPDGRSGAEVRLAGGGRLVLEHPLVPGADRLWVASVRVPDVVRHLRRHGRPIRYAYTTRDQPLSAYQTVFGTPSADGRGSAEMPSAGRPFTAPLVTELVSRGVQIAPIELHTGVASAEAHEPPYAEPYTVPASTAWQVNAARAAGGRVVAVGTTAVRALESAADRRGRVRAAHGWTELVITPERGVRAVDGLLTGLHEPEASHLLMLRALSGDGLLSRVYAEALRGRYLWHEFGDVNLLLP, encoded by the coding sequence ATGAGCGCGGCGGCACCCGCGGCCCCGGTCACCTGCGAGACCTGTGACGCCGAGGCCGACCGGGTGGACGCGGGCGGCCTCGCCGGCCTCCGCCTGCCGCCGGAGCTGTCGGCCGCGGAGCCCGCGCCCCGCCGGGACGCGGTGCGGCTGCTGGTCGGACGCCGGTCCGGCGGGGAGGTCACCCACCACGGGTTCCGCGAGCTGCCCGGCCTGCTGCGGGCCGGGGACGTCCTGGTCGTCAACACCTCGCGGACACTGCCCGCCGCCCTGGACGGCCGGCTGGCGGACGGGGACGAGGACGGGGACCCGGAGGGGACCGGAGGGGTGGACAGGACCGGCGGAAGAACGGGCAGGACCGGAAGGACGGGCAGGACCGGACGCACCGGCCGGAACGGGCGCGCCCGCGGGACGGACGCCCCGAGGACGGCGCCGGACGGCGGCCCGCCCGTGGTGGTGCACTTCTCCACCCGGCGTGACGACGGCCGCTGGGTGGTCGAGGTGCGCTCCCCCGACGGCCGGGGCTCGACCGTGCGCGGGCCGGACGGACGGTCCGGCGCCGAGGTGCGGCTGGCCGGCGGCGGCCGGCTCGTCCTGGAACACCCCCTGGTCCCCGGCGCCGACCGGCTGTGGGTGGCGTCGGTCCGGGTGCCGGACGTGGTGCGGCACCTGCGCCGCCACGGACGGCCGATCCGCTACGCGTACACCACCCGCGACCAGCCGCTGTCGGCGTACCAGACGGTGTTCGGCACGCCGTCCGCCGACGGGCGGGGCTCGGCGGAGATGCCGAGCGCGGGCCGGCCGTTCACCGCTCCCCTGGTCACCGAGCTGGTCAGCCGGGGCGTGCAGATCGCGCCGATCGAGCTGCACACGGGGGTGGCGTCCGCCGAGGCGCACGAGCCGCCGTACGCCGAGCCGTACACCGTGCCGGCGAGCACCGCGTGGCAGGTGAACGCGGCGCGGGCGGCCGGCGGGCGGGTGGTCGCGGTCGGCACCACCGCCGTGCGCGCCCTGGAGTCGGCGGCCGACCGGCGCGGCCGGGTACGGGCGGCGCACGGCTGGACGGAGCTGGTGATCACCCCGGAACGCGGGGTCCGCGCGGTGGACGGCCTGCTGACCGGACTGCACGAGCCGGAGGCGTCGCACCTGCTGATGCTGAGGGCCCTGTCGGGCGACGGCCTGCTCTCCCGCGTCTACGCCGAGGCGCTGCGCGGCCGTTATCTCTGGCACGAGTTCGGAGACGTCAACCTGCTCCTGCCATAA
- a CDS encoding transglycosylase SLT domain-containing protein yields the protein MQLPTIPKIGRLSRKHKITAAGVAAAAAVALTVTGLEATAGGSAVADGDPTGFSVSTGDQVKSISPESGMASQQAIKDKAAAQKKAAADAARKKAAAAAAAKQKVADAAAAKKKAAAEAAERAKEAANRSTKRIAVKKTAPVVKKSAPVVRSAPVAKATTVAKPAAVTYPDNLDGWIRQARAILAAHDIPVPTYNGIYRNIIRESSGNPNAINLWDSNAAKGIPSKGLLQTIDPTFNAYHVSGTSWNVYNPVANIAAACNYAYHVYGGMDNVNSAY from the coding sequence ATGCAGCTCCCCACGATCCCGAAGATCGGCCGACTGTCCAGGAAGCACAAGATCACGGCGGCCGGTGTCGCCGCCGCCGCGGCCGTTGCGCTGACAGTCACCGGTCTCGAGGCGACCGCTGGTGGATCGGCGGTCGCCGACGGCGACCCGACTGGGTTCTCCGTCTCCACCGGCGACCAGGTCAAGAGCATCAGCCCCGAGTCCGGCATGGCCTCCCAGCAGGCCATCAAGGACAAGGCCGCCGCTCAGAAGAAGGCCGCCGCGGACGCGGCGAGGAAGAAGGCGGCCGCCGCGGCCGCCGCGAAGCAGAAGGTCGCCGACGCGGCGGCCGCGAAGAAGAAGGCCGCGGCCGAGGCCGCCGAGCGCGCCAAGGAAGCGGCCAACCGCTCCACCAAGCGCATCGCCGTCAAGAAGACCGCGCCGGTGGTCAAGAAGTCGGCCCCGGTGGTCCGGTCCGCCCCGGTCGCGAAGGCCACCACCGTCGCGAAGCCGGCCGCGGTGACGTACCCGGACAACCTGGACGGCTGGATCCGGCAGGCCCGGGCCATCCTGGCCGCGCACGACATTCCGGTGCCGACCTACAACGGCATTTACCGCAACATCATCCGCGAGTCGTCCGGAAACCCGAACGCGATCAACCTGTGGGACTCGAACGCCGCCAAGGGCATTCCCTCCAAGGGCCTGCTCCAGACGATCGATCCGACGTTCAACGCGTACCACGTCTCCGGTACCTCGTGGAACGTCTACAACCCGGTCGCGAACATCGCCGCCGCGTGCAACTACGCGTACCACGTGTACGGCGGCATGGACAACGTGAACTCGGCGTACTGA
- a CDS encoding FHA domain-containing protein, producing MGHGVPELVLDINGQTWPLDPSRSYSLGRDPQGDLVLDDARVSWRHATIRRGEHGWQLEDLGSTNGTFVQGRRVQHADVGPGAAVHLGNATDGPRLDFTAPAGAGAGTPGAGAGVAAAGAAAAQAAAPAAPRQAPQQAAAYQQAPPQAHPQYPPQYQPPQQQPQMYAGQPQAVPQQGRQGAGGWGAPPAQAPPQPQGWGGPPQQPPQHQPQPPQHQAQPPQQPQGAAPVGGVRSPTTFHQLALGRVMKIGRALENELVVSDLQVSRYHAEFRAHPDGRYEIVDLGSHNGTYVNGQPVQRHLLGPNDIVGVGHSTFRLVGDRLEEFVDTGDVSFSARRLSVTVPHGKTTKTILRDVSFGVPEKSLIGVIGPSGSGKSTLLRALTGYRPADQGEVLYDNRNLYKQFAELRQRIGLVPQDDILHKELQVRTALRYAAKLRFPGDTATAEREARIDEVLRELKLDIHADKKVTSLSGGQRKRVSVALELLTKPSLIFLDEPTSGLDPGMDRDVMKLLRGLADDGRTVLVVTHSVAELALCDKLLVMAPGGSVAYFGPPDEALTFFGYDNWADVFSAFENYRDYDWSGRWRGSQHYQTYAAELDQAAPQAAHYIPYQAARPPKPQGWGSQLVTLIRRYLSVILSDRGFIGLMVILPAVLGVVSILIPADNGLGFGKPPYFQNKDAGTILMILAVGACFAGSANSVRELIKERVIYERERAVGLSRSAYLMSKVIVLGLITALQGAIICGIGFAPRKMPTNGVVLHSHPGVEMTLVIIVFGFTSMMVGLIISALVKTAEKTMPLLVMFAIVQIVFTGVLFQLYGKPGVEELSWLMPARWAVAGAGATASLNTLLPWDPTRKTHDALWQHTAGAWTLDVLVLLVMAVLCGFVVARLLRRHEPEVMRK from the coding sequence ATGGGGCATGGGGTGCCTGAACTCGTACTTGACATCAATGGACAGACCTGGCCGTTGGACCCATCCCGGTCCTACAGCCTCGGCCGGGACCCGCAGGGCGACCTCGTGCTCGACGACGCACGGGTGTCGTGGCGGCACGCCACGATCCGCCGCGGCGAACACGGCTGGCAGTTGGAGGACTTGGGCAGCACCAACGGCACCTTCGTGCAGGGTCGGCGGGTCCAGCACGCCGACGTCGGCCCCGGCGCCGCGGTCCATCTGGGCAACGCGACCGACGGGCCCCGGCTGGACTTCACCGCGCCGGCCGGCGCGGGTGCGGGTACCCCGGGCGCGGGAGCCGGCGTGGCGGCCGCGGGGGCCGCCGCGGCCCAGGCCGCCGCCCCGGCGGCGCCGCGGCAGGCGCCCCAGCAGGCCGCCGCCTACCAGCAGGCGCCGCCGCAGGCGCACCCGCAGTACCCGCCGCAGTACCAACCCCCCCAGCAGCAGCCGCAGATGTACGCGGGGCAGCCGCAGGCCGTCCCGCAGCAGGGCCGGCAGGGCGCCGGGGGATGGGGGGCGCCGCCCGCGCAGGCCCCGCCGCAGCCACAGGGTTGGGGCGGCCCTCCCCAGCAGCCGCCGCAGCACCAGCCCCAGCCGCCGCAGCACCAGGCGCAACCCCCGCAGCAGCCGCAGGGCGCGGCTCCGGTCGGCGGCGTCCGCAGCCCCACCACCTTCCACCAGCTCGCGCTGGGCCGGGTGATGAAGATCGGCCGCGCGCTGGAGAACGAGCTGGTCGTCTCCGACCTCCAGGTCTCCCGCTACCACGCGGAGTTCCGCGCCCACCCGGACGGCCGCTACGAGATCGTCGACCTCGGCAGCCACAACGGCACCTACGTCAACGGCCAGCCGGTCCAGCGCCACCTGCTCGGGCCCAACGACATCGTGGGTGTCGGCCACTCGACCTTCCGGCTGGTCGGCGACCGGCTGGAGGAGTTCGTCGACACCGGCGACGTGTCGTTCTCCGCCCGCCGGCTGTCGGTCACGGTGCCGCACGGCAAGACCACCAAGACGATCCTGCGGGACGTCTCCTTCGGGGTGCCGGAGAAGTCGCTGATCGGCGTCATCGGCCCGTCCGGCTCCGGCAAGTCGACCCTGCTGCGCGCGCTGACCGGCTACCGCCCCGCCGACCAGGGCGAGGTGCTCTACGACAACCGCAACCTGTACAAGCAGTTCGCCGAGCTGCGCCAGCGCATCGGCCTTGTCCCGCAGGACGACATCCTGCACAAGGAACTCCAGGTCAGGACCGCGCTGCGGTACGCCGCCAAGCTCCGCTTCCCCGGCGACACCGCGACCGCGGAGCGCGAGGCGCGGATAGACGAGGTGCTGCGCGAGCTGAAGCTCGACATCCACGCGGACAAGAAGGTCACCTCGCTCTCCGGCGGCCAGCGCAAGCGCGTGTCGGTCGCCCTGGAACTGCTGACCAAGCCGTCGCTGATCTTCCTGGACGAGCCGACCTCCGGCCTCGACCCGGGCATGGACCGCGACGTGATGAAGCTGCTGCGGGGCCTGGCCGACGACGGCCGCACCGTCCTGGTCGTCACCCACTCGGTGGCCGAACTGGCGCTGTGCGACAAGCTGCTGGTCATGGCGCCGGGCGGTTCGGTGGCGTACTTCGGCCCGCCGGACGAGGCGCTGACCTTCTTCGGCTACGACAACTGGGCCGACGTCTTCTCCGCGTTCGAGAACTACCGCGACTACGACTGGTCGGGCCGCTGGCGCGGCTCGCAGCACTACCAGACGTACGCCGCCGAGCTCGACCAGGCCGCACCGCAGGCCGCGCACTACATCCCGTACCAGGCGGCGCGGCCGCCCAAGCCGCAGGGCTGGGGCTCGCAGCTGGTCACCCTGATCCGGCGCTACCTGTCGGTGATCCTGTCCGACCGGGGCTTCATCGGGCTGATGGTGATCCTGCCCGCGGTGCTCGGCGTGGTCAGCATCCTGATCCCCGCCGACAACGGCCTCGGCTTCGGCAAGCCGCCCTACTTCCAGAACAAGGACGCGGGCACCATCCTGATGATCCTCGCGGTCGGCGCCTGCTTCGCCGGCTCGGCCAACTCGGTCCGCGAGCTGATCAAGGAACGGGTGATCTACGAGCGGGAACGGGCTGTCGGGCTGTCCCGGTCGGCGTACCTGATGTCGAAGGTCATCGTGCTCGGCCTGATCACGGCGCTCCAGGGCGCGATCATCTGCGGCATCGGCTTCGCGCCGCGGAAGATGCCCACCAACGGCGTCGTCCTGCACAGCCACCCCGGCGTGGAGATGACGCTCGTCATCATCGTCTTCGGCTTCACCTCGATGATGGTCGGCCTGATCATCTCGGCCCTGGTGAAGACGGCGGAGAAGACGATGCCGCTGCTGGTCATGTTCGCGATCGTGCAGATCGTCTTCACCGGCGTGCTCTTCCAGCTCTACGGCAAGCCCGGTGTGGAGGAGCTGTCGTGGCTGATGCCCGCCCGGTGGGCGGTGGCCGGCGCCGGCGCCACGGCGAGCCTCAACACCCTGCTGCCGTGGGACCCGACCCGCAAGACGCATGACGCGCTGTGGCAGCACACCGCCGGCGCCTGGACGCTGGACGTCCTGGTGCTGCTGGTGATGGCCGTGCTGTGCGGCTTCGTCGTCGCCCGGCTGCTGCGCCGGCACGAACCCGAGGTCATGCGCAAGTAG
- the serB gene encoding phosphoserine phosphatase SerB: MNDAQQTPSAAAADETVPMIPASDAPTLLVKIFGKDRPGLTAGLFETLAGYDVAVVDIEQVVTRGRIVLCALVTAPTARGAESDLRVTVHGWAESMKMQAEIISGIGDNSPRGAGRSHVTVLGRPLAPESIAAIAAQITGAGGNIDRIFRLAKYPVTAVEFAVSGAEHTALRSALALESAARGVDVAVVPSGLQRRAQRLVVMDVDSTVIQDEVIELFAAHAGCEEQVAEVTAAAMRGELDFEQSLHARVELLAGLDVSVVDKVRAEVRLTPGARTLVRTLKRLGYQVGVVSGGFTQVTDDLKERLGLDFAAANTLEIVDGRLTGRVTGPIVDRAGKARLLRSFAEQAGVPLSQTVAIGDGANDLDMLNTAGLGVAFNAKPLVREAADTAVTVPFLDAVLYLLGITREEVEAADALDGTVAG; encoded by the coding sequence ATGAACGACGCCCAGCAGACCCCATCGGCTGCCGCCGCGGACGAGACCGTCCCCATGATTCCCGCGTCCGACGCGCCGACCCTCCTGGTCAAGATCTTCGGCAAGGACCGGCCCGGGCTCACCGCCGGGCTCTTCGAGACGCTGGCCGGCTACGACGTGGCCGTGGTGGACATCGAGCAGGTGGTGACCCGCGGCCGGATCGTACTGTGCGCGCTGGTCACCGCCCCCACCGCCCGGGGCGCGGAGAGCGACCTGCGGGTCACCGTGCACGGCTGGGCCGAGTCGATGAAGATGCAGGCCGAGATCATCTCCGGGATCGGCGACAACAGCCCGCGCGGCGCCGGCCGCTCCCACGTGACCGTCCTCGGCCGGCCTCTCGCGCCGGAGTCCATCGCGGCCATAGCGGCTCAGATCACCGGTGCCGGCGGCAACATCGACCGGATCTTCCGGCTGGCGAAGTATCCGGTGACCGCGGTGGAGTTCGCGGTGTCCGGCGCCGAGCACACCGCGTTGCGCTCCGCCCTGGCGCTGGAGTCGGCCGCGCGCGGGGTGGACGTGGCGGTGGTGCCGTCCGGGCTCCAGCGCCGCGCCCAGCGGCTGGTGGTGATGGACGTGGACTCCACCGTGATCCAGGACGAGGTGATCGAGCTGTTCGCGGCGCACGCCGGGTGCGAGGAGCAGGTCGCCGAGGTGACGGCGGCGGCGATGCGCGGCGAGCTGGACTTCGAGCAGTCGCTGCACGCGCGGGTGGAGCTGCTGGCGGGTCTGGACGTGTCGGTGGTGGACAAGGTGCGCGCCGAGGTGCGGCTGACCCCGGGCGCCCGCACCCTGGTGCGCACGCTCAAGCGGCTCGGCTACCAGGTCGGCGTGGTCTCGGGCGGTTTCACCCAGGTGACCGACGACCTCAAGGAGCGCCTCGGCCTGGACTTCGCGGCCGCCAACACCCTGGAGATCGTGGACGGCCGGCTGACCGGCAGGGTGACCGGGCCGATAGTGGACCGGGCCGGCAAGGCACGGCTGCTGCGGTCCTTCGCCGAGCAGGCCGGGGTGCCGCTGAGCCAGACGGTGGCGATCGGCGACGGCGCCAACGACCTGGACATGCTCAACACGGCGGGCCTGGGCGTGGCGTTCAACGCGAAGCCGCTGGTCCGTGAGGCCGCCGACACGGCGGTGACGGTTCCCTTCCTCGACGCGGTGCTGTACCTGCTGGGGATCACCCGGGAGGAGGTCGAGGCGGCCGACGCGCTGGACGGCACGGTCGCCGGCTGA
- a CDS encoding SixA phosphatase family protein codes for MTADSTRTIVLLRHAKADWPSVPDHERPLADRGRLDAPAAGRRFTDDGITPDLALCSTATRTRETWKLVAHEMTHRPRTVYEERLYEASLGDLLALVGETPDSVGSLLLVGHNPGMHALAEALAGTSDGDTRSRMHRAGFPTAAFAVLTFTGPWKSAEHGVARLTAFWAPHEG; via the coding sequence ATGACCGCCGATTCGACCCGCACCATCGTCCTGCTCAGGCATGCCAAGGCCGACTGGCCGTCCGTGCCCGACCACGAGCGCCCGCTGGCCGACCGCGGCCGGCTGGACGCGCCCGCGGCCGGACGCCGCTTCACCGACGACGGCATCACCCCCGACCTCGCCCTGTGCTCCACCGCCACCCGCACCCGCGAGACCTGGAAGCTCGTCGCGCACGAGATGACGCACCGGCCCAGGACCGTCTACGAGGAGCGGCTCTACGAGGCGTCCCTCGGCGACCTGCTGGCCCTGGTCGGCGAGACCCCCGACAGTGTTGGCTCGCTCCTGCTGGTCGGCCACAACCCGGGCATGCACGCCCTCGCGGAGGCGCTGGCCGGCACGTCGGACGGCGACACGCGCTCCCGGATGCACCGCGCCGGCTTCCCCACCGCGGCCTTCGCCGTCCTCACCTTCACCGGGCCGTGGAAGTCCGCCGAGCACGGCGTGGCGCGGCTCACCGCCTTCTGGGCGCCGCACGAGGGGTGA